The Aggregicoccus sp. 17bor-14 genome contains the following window.
CTGGTGCCGCTCGCCGCGGGCCGCACCTCGCCCACGCTCGAGGAGGTCTCCACGGCCATCGACGAGGCGGAGAAGGGCCCGTACCCGCTGAAGGTGGGCGCCATCGCGCTGGAGAGCCCGGTGCGGCGCACCAACGGCGCGCTCGTGCCACTCGAGACCGTGGCGGCAATCGCGAAGCTCGCGCGCGCCCACGGCGCGGGGCTGCACCTGGACGCGGCGCGCCTGCTGCTCGCTCCGCCCTCCGTGGACGTGAAGGCGTACGCTGCGCACTTCGACACGGTGTACGTGTCCCTCTACAAGTACCTGGGCGCGCCCTTCGGTGCGGTGCTCGCGGGGACGAAGGCGCAGGTGGCGCAGGCGCGCGAGCTGCGCCACCTCTACGGCGGGCTCATCGCCCAGGGGTGGATGGCGGCGCTCGTCGCGCTCGACTCGCTGCGCGGCTTCTCCGAGCGGATGGCGGCGGCGCACGCCGCGGCCGCGCGGCTGCTGCAGGCGCTCGAGGCGAAGGGCAAGGTGCGCCGCCGACCCGAGCCGAACCCCTCCAACATCCACCTGCTGGAGATGAGCGAGGCGCAGGCGCAGGCGGCCTTCGAGCGCTGCCGTCAGGCGGGCGTGCGGCTCGCGCACTGGAGCGAGGGCGCGGTGCCGCTCTACGTGAACGAGACCCTCACGCGCCGGCCGGTGGAGGAGTACGTGAAGCTGCTGCTCGGCTAGGGGCGGGTGAGCGCCCGCGCGTCAGGTCTCCGATCGCGTCGACCACGCGAAGCGCTGGGGCCGGGAACGCGCGGACACGGGAGTGGGACGAGGCCTTACTCCCCGCGGCATCCACTTTTCCGGGGCTGTGCGGTTGTCCGGACCTGCTCTACGTGAGAGCATCGGAGGCTTCGCGCCCGCCTGGACCCTGCGCGCCTGGAGCCCTGCACATGCCCCGCCTCCACCTGCTCTGTGTCCTCTCGCTCATGGGGCTCGCCGCCTGCGACGACGCTCCCTCCCCGGAGCCTGTGGGGGGACAGGCGCCGCCGGTCGAGGCCGAGCCCCAGCGCATCGAGATCGCCCCCGGTGAGGCGTCGAGCAGCCCGCTCGACTTTGCCACGCTCAATGGCGTCGCCTACTTCAGCGCGGACGACGGTACGTCGGGGCGGGAGCTGTGGCGCACCGACGGCACCCCCGCGGGCACGCACCGCGTGGCGGACCTGCGGCCTGGCTCCCAGAGCAGTGGTCCTCGCTGGTTCGCGCCCTTCTCGGGCGCCTTGTACTTCGTTGCGGACGGCGAAGACGGAACCGAGCTCTGGCGCACGGACGGGACGGTGGAGGGGACGCGCCGGGTGCTGGACCCCGTGGCCACGGGGCTGCGCCCCAGCTACGTCTTTTCCAACCCGCTGGGGCTCTTCGCGCTCTCCGAGACGCCCACGGACGCGCAAGAGCTGTGGTTCCTGCGGGAAGGCGCCTCGACGCCGGTGAAGCTGACGAACTTCGCCGCAGATGGGGGCTCGGGCTTCATCCACGGCATGCAGCACCTGGGCGGGCTGCTCTACTTCATGGCGCGCCAGGGAACGATTTTCCCGGACGCGTTGTGGGTCACCGATGGAACTCCCGAGGGCACGCGCAAGCTGGCCGGGAGCGGGGACACCCAGTGGGGGGCCGTCGGGGTTCTGGGTCAGCGCTACCTCTTCATCCAGCCCCAGCTGGATGGCGGCGTCTCGCTGCGCTACAGCGAGGGGACCCCCGAGTCCACGGGCGCCGTCGCCGTGCTGCGCGAGCCGCCAGCGACGCCCATGGGCGCCTCGGGCATGCCCTACGCACTCCTGACCACGGCCGGCGCGAGCACCTACTTCCCCGTCAACGAGCCCGACGGGACGGCCGTGCTCTGGGAGACCGATGGCACCGCGGCCGGTACCCGGCGCGGGCTCACCCTGCCCGGAGGCTCGCTGCCCACGCCCATCGACCTGCGCTCCTGGGAGGACCACCTGCTGTTCCGGCACAACGCGGGAGGGGGAGCGTCCTGGCTTTGGGTGAGCGATGGCACCGCTGCGGGGACGCGCGCCGTGACGTGGGATGGCGACGTGCGGCCCGACCTCATCCTCTCGAATGCGAAGCCCTGGGAGGTGACCGCTCAGCATGCCTTCTTCTGCGCGCAGACGCCGGGGCTCGGCGAGGAGCTGTGGATGGCGGACGCAGGGGGCGTGCACGCGCGGCCGGTAGCGGACCTTGCGCCAGGAGCGGCCGGGTCTGACCCCGCCATCCTCCTCGTGCTGGGCAACCGGCTCTTGTTCCGCGCGGATGACGGGACGCACGGCAGCGAGCTCTGGTCGCTCGACCTGGGCGTGCCCGCGACCACCGGCGCCGCAGCGCCTGAAGGGGAGCGGGGCCACTAGCCCTTCGAGGCGGTGCCGCCGTCGCGGCCTGCTGCTGCGGGGAGATGCTCCGGAAGGTCGCCTCCCGCTCGGGGCCCTCCCCTCCCACGCGTGCGGCTCAGCGTGTGGGGAGGGGATAGCGCACGACGAGCCAGGGCAGCCACCCTGTGAGGGTGTGGGGGCCCGGCGGCTCGAGCACGTCGAGCGCACGGGCGCAGGCGAGCGCGTCCTCGAACCGGTCGATGAGGCCATTCCCATTCGGGACGACGCCGGCGGCCCTCAGCGCCGCGCGCTCGTCGCGATGCCGCGACTCGGGGCTGTTGAGGGCGCACCCCACGTCCTCGACGAGGAGCTCGTGTCCCAGCACGGCGCCCCCGTCGGCGAGCGGCGCCGCGCGCCGGCAGGCCGCCTCATGGAACCCGCTGGCTCCCTCGGGCGCGAAGCCCGGCGCGGGCGGGGAGGGCGCGGTGGCGCTGCAGTAGGTACTCACCAGTGAGCGGTGCAGTCCGATACCCCAGAGCTCGAGGCCGGCTGCGCGCTGCAGGAACGTGCGTGCGGCATGAAGCGCATCCTCGAGAGTGAACAGGACGCTCCACGCACCGAAGGCCGAGCCGAAGCTCTCGTCCGCCCAGGCCATCACGCGGGGGAGCTCCTCCGCCGCGATCCCGAAGTCCGCAGCATCCTCGACCCGCCCTTCATCGGAGTCACGGGTCCACGAGAGTGCCCAGGTCGCCGGGAAAAACCTGCGCCGCGTGTGGTCATGCGCCAGGGTGACCGAGCGAAGGTCCAGGCCGCCGTGACGGCTCGTGGACTCACAGGAGAGGAAGTAGCCGGCGGCCACGTACTCGTGAAGCGTCACCATCGGCGCAGGCTACCGCTGCAGCGAGCCGGTGAGGAGCTCAGTGCATCCTCCCGCCCGCTCCTGCGGAGGAGGGCGCCCTCACGCCTGCGCGCGCGGCCAGTGCAGGCCCGTGAAGGGGTTGGGCGGCGTGGGCTCGTCCGGGCTGAGCATGGAGGGGGCGACGTAGAGCCCCACCCGCTCGCGCTTCCACCAGGCGCCGGTGGCCTGGCGCGTCGCGCGGTCGCTCATCCGGTACTTATAAAGGGTCGCGCGCACCATCTTCGGCGGCCCCTCGGGGAAGGGGTTCGACTCGAAGAGCGCGAGCACCTCGGGTGAGCCCTCCAGCAAGCGCCCCAGCAGCGCGAGGAACCAGCCCGGGGGACTGGAGAGCGCGGCGAACCACAGCTGCCAGTCGAGCCGGGGCTGGTGCGGCGCCACCCAGCGCGGAGGCCGGTTCAGCGGGCCCGGCTTGTAGCGCATCGGGTAGGCGCGCCAGGTGACGCCGTCGTTGGAGCCCTCGATCTCGATCTCCGGCCGCTCCAGCGTCATCACGCTGAACAGCCCGTAGCCGTTCACCGAGCGCAGGGGCGCGGCCCACTGCGCGAGACGGTCCAGCCACGCGGGCGGGTTGCGGGGGCGGTCGAAGCGCGCGCCCAGCTCGCGCAGGGACAGCGCCACGAGCGGCGCGGCGACGAGCGCCTTCGCCCCATGTCGCCACGCGCGCGTGGGCCGTGCCGGCGCGGGCTCGGGCACCCAGCGCGCGAGCGCGTGGTCGTCCAGCAGCCACACGCCCATCACCGCGGACAGCAGGTTGAAGAAGCCGTAGTTGCCCGTGGCGGCGATGCCCGCCTGTAGCCCCGTGAAGCTCCAGAAGCCCGCGAGGCGCAGCGGCCTCGGGAGGAAGGAGAGGAAGGGCGCCGCCGTCTCCAGCGCGAGCGTGACCGCAGTGCTCGCCTTCTGCGCGCGCAGGGGCAGCTGGTGCGCGTGCCAGCCGAGCCGCGTGGGCAGGGGCGTGGTCTCGTGGTGGATGGCCATGGCGGTGAGGTCGCGCCAGGTGCGGTCGCCGGACTGCAGCTTCGCGAGGCCCGACTCGAAGTAGAGCTTGAAGACGAGCCAGCGCATCAGCGCGAGGTCCAGCGCCGAGGGCTCGCGCTCGCCCATCCCGGGCCGCAAGCCTCCGGGCGCCACCAGCAGCGCGTGCGCGCTCGTCTCCAGCAAGAGCACGTCCCACTGGAAGGAGAGGAAGGCGCGGCCGGTAGAGGCGTAGGAGAGGTAGAGCGCCCACAGCGCCGCGAGGCTCGCGCGCGGCGCCACGTTCGCCACCAGCGCGAGCGCGAGCAACTGCCCTGCGCGCGTGCCATTCACGAGCGCGCGGTCGGAGGCGCCGGTGAGCCAGAAGATGCTGGGCACGCGCGTGAGCCGCTCCTTCCCCAGCCGCGGCTCGAGGTCGTCGAGCAGCTCCTGCACGGGCGCGATGCCGCGCGCGCCGTACAGCCCGCGCACCTGGCGCCCCAGGGAGGTGAAGGCGATGAGGTACACGCCGCCCAGCAGCCGCAGGAAGAGCCAGCGCACCTGGCGGTGGCTGCTCGCGCGCGCGCCGCGCAGCACCCGGCGCTCCAGCCGGCTGGCCGCCATGCGGTGGCGCGCCACCTGCCGGTACGCGAGCTCCGCGAGCCCGCGCACCCCGGGCAAGAGCCCCGCGCGCGCGGCGAGGCGCACCGCGGGCGCGCGTGCGTAGAGCAGGGAGCGGAACACCGCGCGCGCCCCCTGCGTCACCCGCCCCGAGGGCTCCACCAGCTGCACGGAGCGCCGTGCGTCGGCGCGCCGGATGCCCAGCAGCCAGAGGGGCAGCAGCTGCTGCGGCGCATAGCGCACCCGCGCTCCCGTCTGCGTGCGCCAGCGCGCGACCCACCGTCGGCAGAAGCCGCAGTCTCCGTCGTAGACCATGAGGGGACGGCGCAGCGGGTGCAGGCGCATGGCGGCGTTCTCCGGGGGCGGGGGCCTCTACCGCGCAAAGGTGCGCTGCCCTCGCGCGCCTGCCACACCCGCGCTGCCTCCCTGCCTGCTCTCTCGGGCGCAAGGCTCGCGCCGCTGCGGCGTGCCCGCGCACGATTTGCGCCGCGCGCGGCCTGCGGGCTCCCTGCGCACGGGGCGGCGCGCGTGGCACCCGCCTTGCTCAAGGGCGGAGCATGACTGCACTCTCCATGGCGAACCCCGACCTGCCCCCCACGGTGGATCTGCGCGCCGAGCAGCAGCGCACGCTCGCCACTCCGCGCCGCCGCTACGGCTTCCTCGCCCGCCTGCTCTTCATCACGATGGACCTGGTCTACGGGCGCAAGCGCACGCTCTCCAAGTTCAAGGTGCTGGAGCTCATCGCGCGCGTGCCCTACCAGACCTGGGAGCACGTGGCGTACGTGGCGCTCACCCACCGCTACCGCCAGCCGCGCTTTGCCCGCCGCATCTTCGAGTTCGTGCGCGAGGCGCGCCTGCAGCAGGACAACGAGCAGTGGCACCTGCTCATCCTCGAGGAAGCGGTGCAGCGCTCGGGCGTGCAGGAGGGCTTCCTGCGCTACCGCGTGGTGCCGCAGCTCATCGCGTTCTTCTACTACCACGTCAGCTGGCTGCTCTACGTCATCAACCCCAAGCTCTCCTACGCGCTCAACGCGGACTTCGAGGACCACGCCGAGCACGAGTACATGCTCTTCGTGCAGGAGACGCC
Protein-coding sequences here:
- a CDS encoding ELWxxDGT repeat protein, giving the protein MPRLHLLCVLSLMGLAACDDAPSPEPVGGQAPPVEAEPQRIEIAPGEASSSPLDFATLNGVAYFSADDGTSGRELWRTDGTPAGTHRVADLRPGSQSSGPRWFAPFSGALYFVADGEDGTELWRTDGTVEGTRRVLDPVATGLRPSYVFSNPLGLFALSETPTDAQELWFLREGASTPVKLTNFAADGGSGFIHGMQHLGGLLYFMARQGTIFPDALWVTDGTPEGTRKLAGSGDTQWGAVGVLGQRYLFIQPQLDGGVSLRYSEGTPESTGAVAVLREPPATPMGASGMPYALLTTAGASTYFPVNEPDGTAVLWETDGTAAGTRRGLTLPGGSLPTPIDLRSWEDHLLFRHNAGGGASWLWVSDGTAAGTRAVTWDGDVRPDLILSNAKPWEVTAQHAFFCAQTPGLGEELWMADAGGVHARPVADLAPGAAGSDPAILLVLGNRLLFRADDGTHGSELWSLDLGVPATTGAAAPEGERGH
- a CDS encoding alternative oxidase — encoded protein: MTALSMANPDLPPTVDLRAEQQRTLATPRRRYGFLARLLFITMDLVYGRKRTLSKFKVLELIARVPYQTWEHVAYVALTHRYRQPRFARRIFEFVREARLQQDNEQWHLLILEEAVQRSGVQEGFLRYRVVPQLIAFFYYHVSWLLYVINPKLSYALNADFEDHAEHEYMLFVQETPAFESQPFVSDFRQDYGAFRSMADLLRRIGLDEREHKDESVLRMVQPRFA
- a CDS encoding low specificity L-threonine aldolase, whose product is MDRRSFMYAALAVTAAPSALAQSHAAPAARPAAPEFPPVDARTVWLVGDGPPGDPTAFAPRLAALVQAHQGPARDTYLGGGAVAELEAAFAALLGKEDAAFFPTGTLANNVALRMLCGEHPHALVQHESHLYRDESDTPARLGGITLVPLAAGRTSPTLEEVSTAIDEAEKGPYPLKVGAIALESPVRRTNGALVPLETVAAIAKLARAHGAGLHLDAARLLLAPPSVDVKAYAAHFDTVYVSLYKYLGAPFGAVLAGTKAQVAQARELRHLYGGLIAQGWMAALVALDSLRGFSERMAAAHAAAARLLQALEAKGKVRRRPEPNPSNIHLLEMSEAQAQAAFERCRQAGVRLAHWSEGAVPLYVNETLTRRPVEEYVKLLLG
- a CDS encoding lipase maturation factor family protein, translating into MRLHPLRRPLMVYDGDCGFCRRWVARWRTQTGARVRYAPQQLLPLWLLGIRRADARRSVQLVEPSGRVTQGARAVFRSLLYARAPAVRLAARAGLLPGVRGLAELAYRQVARHRMAASRLERRVLRGARASSHRQVRWLFLRLLGGVYLIAFTSLGRQVRGLYGARGIAPVQELLDDLEPRLGKERLTRVPSIFWLTGASDRALVNGTRAGQLLALALVANVAPRASLAALWALYLSYASTGRAFLSFQWDVLLLETSAHALLVAPGGLRPGMGEREPSALDLALMRWLVFKLYFESGLAKLQSGDRTWRDLTAMAIHHETTPLPTRLGWHAHQLPLRAQKASTAVTLALETAAPFLSFLPRPLRLAGFWSFTGLQAGIAATGNYGFFNLLSAVMGVWLLDDHALARWVPEPAPARPTRAWRHGAKALVAAPLVALSLRELGARFDRPRNPPAWLDRLAQWAAPLRSVNGYGLFSVMTLERPEIEIEGSNDGVTWRAYPMRYKPGPLNRPPRWVAPHQPRLDWQLWFAALSSPPGWFLALLGRLLEGSPEVLALFESNPFPEGPPKMVRATLYKYRMSDRATRQATGAWWKRERVGLYVAPSMLSPDEPTPPNPFTGLHWPRAQA